One window of Cydia pomonella isolate Wapato2018A chromosome 7, ilCydPomo1, whole genome shotgun sequence genomic DNA carries:
- the LOC133519741 gene encoding ran-binding protein 3: protein MADAKQEMNNGTSQSRSVLAKPRLGAFGSSGFGASTFGSILRPSQLKPGTNPFLKVTDTEEAEKKEKADNETEKPKGEERLTESKEDAPKFVPLGATSSAPRTSTQVPAPTQPASGTSGFVFGQNLSERVVIQDSVNNGDAGPSEHSMKNGTSELLFTSAAASVKENSQESAGSSSAVSTSDSGAGLAAAAAEYERAQARPPPPAVTTTTGEEDEINVLQLSCRLFAWEAGSWRERGRGVLRLNDAAGGADASRLVARVAGSLRVVLNTKIWPDMVAERAGSKSLRITATDAAHQVKLFLVMGNPGDIVQLHRAVLARISLSKRAGDAASRLRDAHETGECAAHRLHAPPRVEDDRDRNTEDKDGDSESKDDETEDKDGDAEDKNSNPLKRKEPVGDETSPKRQCPDILIE, encoded by the exons ATGGCAGATGCGAAGCAAG AAATGAACAATGGGACATCTCAGTCACGATCTGTGCTGGCAAAACCTCGTCTTGGTGCTTTTGGTTCCTCTGGGTTTGGAGCTAGTACTTTTG gGTCCATATTACGTCCATCCCAGCTGAAACCAGGGACCAATCCATTTCTTAAAGTCACTGACACAGAAGAGGCTGAAAAGAAAGAGAAAGCTGATAATGAAACTGAAAAACCTAAAGGAGAAGAAAGGCTTACTGAAAGCAAGGAGGATGCTCCCAAATTTGTACCTCTTGGTGCCACAAGCAGTGCTCCGAGAACCTCCACACAAGTCCCAGCACCCACACAGCCTGCTTCTGGGACATCGGGGTTTGTCTTTGGACAGAATTTAAGTGAGCGAGTGGTTATTCAAGACAGTGTTAATAATGGGGATGCTGGGCCGTCAGAACACAGTATGAAGAATGGTACTTCTGAGCTACTGTTTACAAGCGCAGCTGCTTCTGTTAAGGAAAATAGTCAG GAGTCGGCGGGGAGCAGCTCGGCGGTCAGCACGAGCGACAGCGGCGCGGGGCTGGCGGCGGCCGCCGCGGAGTACGAGCGCGCGCAggcgcggccgccgccgcccgccgtcACCACCACCACGGGCGAGGAGGACGAGATCAATGTGCTGCAG CTATCATGCCGCCTGTTCGCGTGGGAGGCGGGCAGCTGGCGCGAGCGCGGGCGCGGCGTGCTGCGGCTCAACGACGCGGCCGGCGGCGCCGACGCGTCGCGGCTCGTGGCGCGCGTGGCCGG ATCGCTGCGCGTGGTGCTGAACACGAAGATCTGGCCGGACATGGTGGCGGAGCGCGCGGGCAGCAAGTCGCTGCGCATCACCGCCACCGACGCCGCGCACCAGGTCAAACTCTTCCTTGTCATG GGTAACCCCGGCGACATCGTCCAGCTTCACCGCGCTGTGCTAGCGCGCATCTCGCTCAGCAAGCGCGCGGGCGACGCGGCCTCCCGCCTGCGCGACGCGCACGAGACTGGCGAGTGCGCCGCGCACCGCCTGCACGCGCCGCCCCGCGTCGAGGATGACCGTGACAGGAATACTGAAGACAAAGATGGTGACTCAGAAAGCAAAGACGACGAAACGGAAGACAAGGATGGTGATGCGGAGGACAAGAATAGCAATCCGCTCAAGAGAAAAGAACCGGTCGGCGATGAAACCTCCCCTAAGAGACAGTGCCCCGATATTCTAATAGAGTGA